A single window of Terriglobia bacterium DNA harbors:
- a CDS encoding BlaI/MecI/CopY family transcriptional regulator translates to MSGKNVPTAELEVLACLQRLEQATAREIRESMQQYRPMAHGSVVNLLKRLEAKSLVTRKKGHVGKAFIYSTTQAAGSIYRNLLSRLLNRVFGGDSLSLVASLFETKPPDPEQLAKLEKLLSDLRAKQRGKERP, encoded by the coding sequence ATGAGCGGTAAGAATGTCCCCACAGCAGAACTGGAGGTTCTCGCCTGCCTGCAGCGGTTGGAGCAGGCGACGGCCAGAGAGATCCGCGAGAGTATGCAGCAGTACCGGCCGATGGCTCACGGTTCCGTCGTGAACCTGCTCAAGCGGCTCGAAGCCAAGTCGCTCGTCACCAGGAAGAAGGGGCACGTGGGCAAGGCGTTTATTTACAGCACCACGCAGGCGGCCGGGTCGATATACCGGAATCTGCTGAGCCGGCTGCTGAACCGGGTCTTTGGCGGTGACAGCCTGTCCCTGGTCGCTTCCTTATTCGAGACGAAGCCGCCGGACCCTGAGCAGCTGGCAAAGCTCGAAAAACTGCTGAGTGACTTAAGGGCGAAGCAGCGCGGGAAGGAGAGGCCGTGA